Part of the Musa acuminata AAA Group cultivar baxijiao chromosome BXJ2-7, Cavendish_Baxijiao_AAA, whole genome shotgun sequence genome is shown below.
accacttgttgggaagaaaacctgttaatgcggaataattcttttccctctttatgtatcaaaataggttcctcatcaaaataccaacttgatatcaaaatactaatatcaatcagcacagcataaacaatagagcaataaatcaatcacacagtgagaccaaatcctttttaacgtggaaaacccaatgtggaaaaaatcacgggaccatagtccacctcaaacttccactatcaatgataataggtttacagtagctcttctctagaataactagaggatcagaataacatcaagatcatagatcttggctcaagaataacatatcttcatcatgatggatctcctcaaaagagaattctaggtctcacagaatgTATATCACAGGaaaataccttagagagggtaaactgtagatcaacaccgttaggattgtagagtttactgcaaggattctccacataaaatttgggctaaaactgacaacgtttggctaccgatcatcaagcagaaaaactcaaaaaccttactttctctctctatttctctctcctcttttctctacacgccgccgcacgctgcacgctctttctctcttgatttctttgatttgggctcatggcccaaatttgtctaagcccacatatgggctagacCCAACATTAGAGGATGTGGATGGCTGCATTTTAGAggtagaaaaatattataaaagggCAGCAACGAGGGCAACAACAATTACATCttgaaacaagagaaagaaagggaagaaaacaaggacaacgcagagatacTATTCTCAATCATTTAGCAGTgttttcatctcaagttagattaaatctacagtagactcttgctgtgattacatggggaggttttagatattgtggacagtgacgtaatccttgtaacccagttattctcttgtgattgttactagggtttagggcaagagattgagatttgtatattcattattcttataatggattatctctagtttgtcccgtgatttttacccttcacattaaagggattttccacgtatatattggtgttctatttaattgtgattccatttaatttcgaTGCATATCatgacctgctagtatttgttcatatacaaaaattatttctctttatatccccataggAACGAAGCAACggtgtggtttttacccttcacattaaagggattttccacgtatatattggtgttctatttaattgtgattccatttaatttcgaTGCATGTCatgacctgctagtatttgttcatatacaaaaattatttctctttatatccccataggAAGGAAGCAACGGTGCAACGAGAAGAAGGAACATTTTGGTGGCAGGGCAACATGATATTTTATATCTACCGTGATAGTCATTTATATCTATCATTATATCCAAGTATGACAAATTTAATGaccattattatataaaataatgaattTTTTATGCAATCATACAGAATAAAATTttccataataataaaaatattgttcTTTTCAATTTCTTTTCCATAATATGTTGATCGTAGAAATCTAAAGGAGGAAAAATTTTAGTGCAAGAAATTTAGTTTAATTTTATTTAGATATGTATTTATTACATAGTAGGAACTAAAGAAACCAAATACATGTTGATCTTTGGCTGCTACAGAAACTTAAATTCTACCTTCACAACATGGAAAAGAGAAAGGCCAAAACATGATGTAATAAGCTAAGGAAGATTGCTGGCTGGATCAagcataagattacaacagtTCAACACCTCCAGACAATGAAGTTTACAGATTTGGCAATCTCCAAAGTTATGTGCAGTGCTGCAACATGATCACAGGTTGTACAACAATAGACTACTTTCACCAAAATTTCAACATGACTCCAAGTTATGCATCGATGGCCTGCTTCCATTACAGAATCACTTCATGATGATGCAACACCTTCCTACAACATTTACCATATACATTCTGAGAGAGAAGCTATGTGGAAAGGATATGCTGCAAAAGCAAGTCGCAATTCAACTTGCGGGGAACACTGTGGTGCTCAACCTTACCCCCATTGCACCGGCAACGTCAGTGATCTCAGCTCTGGTAGGAATGCCTGTTTTGGTTAGTGATTCAAGAACTTGGGTTGGCCATATATCAGGAACACGAGCAGCAGTACAAATGGACAAGATATGTTCCTGAATACTAGCAGAATTCATTGGTCCAGTCCTCGAAGCTAAATCCATAAGAACTCGACACGGTTTTCCACCATCTGTGAATAGTTGTAATAATGGATTCaaattttcttttcaatattcctaatTAGGAGGTTTGCATCAATCTGTTCTCTAAGCTTTGGTCAATAAGAAAAATTCCATTACAAATTGATAAGTTTAGATTTGCTTGATTTGTTTCTTTCTCCAAGTAAAGTAAAGGTGAAAACTTAATGTTTCTTTCTCAATTTTTTTCTCCTCTGTAACTTAAAATAAAAAGGTTTTGAGCATCTAATCTACTTGTTTCCAAGGTGTATATCTCCGGTTTATATCCTCTTCCATGACATCAAAAGCTGGCGGGATacgaagaaaataataaaagataagaataattattataaaaattttattgaataaaaaatgaaaaagttttattgaaataattttagcttgaatatatccctttcctatttatatagattaagagagagaatttttctcaacagaataaagaatttcactcaataaaatagagagatttcctaatATAATTGAGAAAATGGatacattttttttgttttcaaatcatcatgattCCATGAATAGGATGCAATCAACGCTCTTTATGCTAATGAAATGATTTGATGCGTGATACAAATCTCAACCTGAGAAGTTTGTGGGTAAGCCATAGAAGTTTCGTGTTCGCTTTTCCTGTTGGAAGTTGGTGGATGTTTCGTGTTTCATGTTCGCTTTTCCTGTTGGaagttagtggatgttggtgtatTGGAATTAAATTACCAATACCTAACAAAAGTCTATTCTGACATCAAAAGTGTGGCAATTATTCTCATACATAGGGATGTGTTTGGTGTTTTGTTACATAGGTCAATCGGCTAACGGGGGCAACACGGTGGACATCATGGAGGCTTTCGATGTATGGACACGTTCGACTCTTTCTCACATAAAGAATGTTAAATCCATGGCAAAGTAGAACATATTCCAAAAGGTCGTACATCAAAGAGATGGCTTTGTTCACTCAGACACGGTATTGCGACAGCTCCACCAACGAATGATGGTCCTTAGATGTGATCATTAGATTATATGTCCCgataaaattatgattatatcGTTTGGAAGTAAAATATATCCGATTTATGTCCTCATCTAAAAAattgattaattttaattaatattttgagtGTATGActagaaaattaatttttaattttgattgatCTATTTGGGCTTATGTATGACTGAGTTAGCCTAATTAAATAGGGCTATCGGTCTAATTTAGGTtctttatgaaattttaaaaataaaaattatgattttttaaataattttttatacgaAATATTGATAAAGTTTTATTATTTGTGATATTTAAATTCTAATTGTTGTTTTATCATGATTGCAATCataatatgagttttcttttatgttgattaatattttaataattattataattattattttattattaatgaataaattagatcaaagaatatttgttaaatattatttataaagtatACTCTTAAGTTTTATCTTACTTGTAGTTGTTAAAATGATATAGGATGGTAGGTTtgcataatataaattataattgatcGACTGATTGATGAAAAAATATTAGATTGTATCactctatttaattagataagatatatattatatatctcattggattctgattatgattatcaactaataaaaaaaaatctattttggtAATATTTTATTAGAATATGATCTAGGTGGGactctcttattttttttttctagactTTATACTTTCGTCTACAAATCGACAAGAACTCTTAGATATTATACACGATACAAGATATATTCTCATCATCTCAAAGTTCATATTCTATCATTTATAGTGGTTTCGTAAAAATatataaagagaaaagaaagctAATTTAGTTTTATTTACAGATCGATATCATTATATCTTTTGGATCGGACGATAGTGCATTTGTAGATTAAATAAAAGTTTTCTAAATGACATTAAAAGTTACATAAttttgatcttgatttattattatttaatttttaatattaatattaattttttttataaaatattaatataattataatttttatgcccAGATGATAAGGTTTGACATTTGCATTTCCCAGAGTAGGTAGCTAGATGATAAAGTTTGGCAATTCTAGTGGCCTACGTTGCAACGTGCTTCCCACGTGGCTCCACGTGAAACTACTTCGTTGGATGTCATAAACAAACGGAATATAGCCTGCGTTTCGTTGGGGAGagaaatcagagagagagagagagagagatctgattGAAATGGAGAAGACGAGCACAGTTTGTGTAACAGGTGGTTCAAGCTACATCGGTTCTTGTCTTGTCAAGAAGCTCTTGCAGAGAGGCTATCACGTCCATGCTACAGTCAGGAACTCAGGTATCTCCACAGTATAGTGTAGGTTGGCTTCATCTCCTCAGACTTGATCAGAGCATGTGTATCCACGGCAGGAGATGACTCCAAAGTTGGGCATCTCAGGAGCCTCCCTGGAGCTGATGCAAGGCTTTCTCTTTTCGAATCCGATCTCTACACTGCAGACACGTTCGAGCCTGCGATCCGAGGGTGCGAGTACGTGTTCCTCGTCGCTACCCCCATGCAACACAGCCCCAACTCCCAGGTTAAGGAACTTTGATCtctttatagagagagagagacgcatgCATCCAATTTCAACACCCATGTGTGTTTTCTATAAATGACACAGTTCAAAGACACCAGCGAAGCGGCGGTGTCAGCGATCCGCACCATCTTGCGGTTGTGTGAGCTCTCCGGAACGGTGAGGCGCGTCATCTACACTGGTTCTGTCACAGCTGCGTCGCCTTTGAAGGAAGACGACACCGGCTTCAAGGATTCCATCGACGAGTCTTGTTGGACTCCTCTCAACCTCTCCTACGATTTTCTGaaggtatctctctctctctctctctctctctctctctctctctctctctctctctctcatatcacACCTATCGTCACTAAGCCTTCGATGCGAGGCCATAGGCTTATCTTACGTCGAAGACGCTGTCCGAGAAAGAATTACTGATGGCGAACGAGAAAGCAGAGCGAGGACTCGAGGTGGTGAGCCTAACGTGCGCCTTGGTGGTAGGAGGCTTATCATATCACACCTCATACACCACAGAGCGTGGAAGTAATGGTGTCGCCGCTGACCGGCAAGAAGTTGCCCCACGAGAGTCTGAGGTGTCTGCAGGCAGTGCTGGGATCAGTACCACTCGTACACATCGAGGATGTCTGCGAAGCTCATGTATTCTGCATGGAGAGGGAGTCAATGTCCGGCAGATTTCTGTGTGCCGTCGCCTACCCAACAATGCAAGACATCGTCGATCACTACGCTGAGAAGTATCCTCAACTTCCCATACCGATCCGAGAGTGAGcttctgcttctcctcctcctcttcctcctcctccttcttagtAGGCATCGAGTTAATTGGTTTTACTGGTGGCTGGTTTCAGGGTGGAAGGGGAGGGGACAAGGATTCCACGCAGTTCTACTAAGCTGGAAGAGATGGGGTTCAAGTACAAGTATTCTGTGGAGCAAATATTAGAAGGTAGTGTTGAATGCGCCAAGAGGCTTGGAGCATTCGAAGCATGAATCTAATGTTGGTTCAACATGTCGCATGAAGAGCAAATAGAACATCTTCGCATGCATGCTTGATGAACCATACTGTATTAGTTGGTCATGAATCCATGAACACAAGGCTTGATTTCTCCTCCAGCTGACTTGCGTTTCTTCTAAAAATCAATCTCTAGCAGGTCTTACAGAAAATATCTTTGAATGAGCAAGAACTACACCATATATATCAATTCACAATTACAATGAACAAGAATGATGACCACTCCATCAGCTAATTGCGGCCGAGTAATTTTAGTTACCGAGATGCAGTATCTAGTGCCATCCGCTATGTACTCATCAAACCCTCGCCACGATCTTTCTCGGTCCAGAAGAAGAGCCAATGCAAGATCCAACAAGCTATAAGATTTTGCATTCCAAATGTATTTTCCTAAAGAAGAACACATGATGTACAGGATCAAATTATGACATCCAACTGTAGAAACAGCCAAAAGGTAAAGGACAATCCTATCAACCTCAATGTTCTTCGTACACTGATTGAGCATACCTAATGGTACAAGTTAAGACAACAGGATTTCTTTTCCATCACCCATACCCAATTAACAGCCAACAACAAAACCATATTGAAGCATGTGAGAAACAACTGCAACAAGGAATAGTTATAAATTAAACTCCATCACATATTTTGAATGaaacatttttacatttttagTAGATTAAAGCAAAGGGGAATAACAAAAATGAGTAATAAGATAACCTCTCTGTCCAAAGAACGGTGAGAGAACTGATCAAACTGGCCTGATAAAGGTTGAGAATAAATTAAAGCATCATGAAGTATTGTAGAAAAAACTTAAACTGCTCCATTTAGTTTATAGGGTAGAAGCCATGTGTCTTCTAAAGAAAACAGATATCTGGAAATCAGTTTCTTAGAACACAGGGAATAAAAAGACCTTTAGAGAATTACCTTGCTTGTAAACCAGGGGCTGAGTATTATGCCTGGGCTAAACACATTAGCAAGAGTTACAAGCTGATTCTGAACCAATATTTTTACTGGAACTACAGAATTCAAGCCATGGTTGATATGCTGATTCTTAGTTCTTCATCTCTGGACGCACCACTGCCCACTCCACCTGTATCAACAAAGCAACAAGTTTGATACAAGTCACATCAGAATGAAGGAACTACTGAAAGGAACATTCAACTAACAAGGCAAAAGATGAAATAGTGTATCCAAGTAACAGGTAATAATGCATTACATTGGTGATATCTAGGCCCAAGATTCTAGTTCACCAGTCTTCTATGCCGATGCAAGGACTGTCGTCAGCACTCTGTACCCAAAGTGGACCCTCTACTTCTAGCCATCAACAACAGCTGACAGCAACTATCCAAGCTCTTTGCAAAAGCCCAAGACAAAAGCAGGCTGTTGATGGTACCCTCAAATTCACTCTTCAAAATGACTAAATACAATTGAGTGTGAACTACCTATCATTCGACAGTGAAGAGCTAAAAATTGCAGAATCAGCTTCAAGTCAAACAACAGAAGTGAAAAATTACAGggaaaagaaacaaaaaggtGCATAAGATGGCAAAAACACATTATCAAACAACAAAATACAGCTATATAAAACATCGGGCATATATACTTCAGCATAATTGCAATAGAGTGAGTATGTAATTGTTTAAGTATTTTTAAGCCAATAAAGCAACAAATATGGTAGTAAAGGAAGTGATTCAGATACTTGTTTTCTACTGTTGGCAATGGAGCCTTGGTGATTGGCGAGTCCTTGATGCTACTAAAAAAGAAGTCTTCCCATGGTGCCGACATCAGGCTCCCTATTCCTTCCTGGCCTTTCCGACCAGTTCTACCCAAACGACGTAGATACGGTTCTCTGTCTGCACAAACAGTCAATTTTCTCCTCCTCATCATCGACCTTGTATTCATCCTCCAAATCGCTATCAAATCGCCTCTTCGCTAGTTATCTCCGTAACTCCGTGACTTTCCTCACCCAATTCTCGAGATAAACTATCAAAATCATCAACCCCACTGCCTCCCCGAAGGCACCTCATCCTTCGTCGGCCGCAAAGAATCACCTTTCCCATCCATGGACTCGTACATATTGATGAGGCATATTTTGGGTCCAAAGAATCACCTTTCCCATCCTTCGTGGCATATTTTGCCACACGTCAGGTCAGGATCTGTATTGAGGCGTTGCTCGACACATCTCGTCCGGGGAATCCCGAGACGATACCGCCCCCAAGACATGACAAGTCAGAATTCATATCAAGGCACTGTTTGGCACGTCCACCATGTCGACCCATGTACGACCGACTCTCAGacagtaatataaagacctctgGCCGGTATCCGACCTAGGGGAGAAAACCATTGCACCcacaactgacttgctcgtcggaggggtcaaagttgggaatcacccgacgaagacCTTTTTTGCAGGAAAGCGGTCATCCTGAGCCACCAGTGCCTCGACCCGAAAATCGCCACCCAGTGAAGGACGGCGAGCTGTCACCTATCCCGGGAACGGAGAGACGCATCTTGACGCAGATGACGCTCGGACCAAGAAACGCTGACCAACACCCCGTCGCGAAGGCCCGACCTACCTCGGCGTCCAGCTCAGCCGACAaagaactcccgacatcgaccagtggacctagccgtgctgactcaccagtcacggcacatttgttcaccaacacatATAGCAAAGAATCCATCCTCGAATGATTGATCCAATCGATAAGCGCCGCTTCGTCCTCGATCAAACTCTTTGCTTGTCGTGTGACGACCTACGATCCCTACAAGTGACCGTAGAAGGACCTGCCACCGACGGAAATATAAACCCTGGGATCAACTGAATATGATGGAAGCAGCAGCGCAACGGAAAAGGAGGAGCTCTTCGATGGCGTGGCGCCTGGGTCGGGCAACAAAGAAATGGTGGCACGGAGGACGATATTTTATATCCACCATTGTAGTCATTTATATCGATCGTTATATCCAAGTATGGCCAATTTAACGATCATTATTAGGGTAAAAAACGAGTTGTTATTAAGCAATcatcatataaaataatattttccacaataataaaaatattattcttttCAATTTCTTTTCCGTAATATGTTGATTGTAGAAATATAAAGGAGGAAATAGTGCAAGAACTTTAGTTGATTGTAGAAATCTAAAGGAGGGAAAATTTTAGTGCAATaactttagtttatttttatttagacATGTATTTATTACAAATTAGGAACTAAAGGAACCAAATACATGTTGATCTTCGGCTGTTCCCTTAGTACTGCTACAGAAACTTCACAACACATTTGAACATGCTGACATCTGTAACAAAATTTCTACCTTTACAACATGGAAAAGAAAAGGGCGAAAACATGATGTAATAAGCTAAGGAACATTGCCGGTTGGTTCAagcataagattacaacagtTCAATACCTCCATACAATGAAGTTGACAGGTTTTGCAATCTCCAAAGTTATGTGCAGACGTGCAACATGAACACAGGTTGTTCAACAACAGACTACTTTCACCAAATTTTCAACATGACTCCAAGTTATGCATCAATGATCTGTTTTCATTACAGAATCACTTCATGATGATGCAACACCTTCCTACAACATCTGTGTACAGACACCAACATTTACCATATAAATTCTGAGAAAGAAGTTATGTGGAAAGGATATGCTGCAAAAGCAACTTGCATTCAACTTGTGGGGAAAAGTGGCTTCATTAAAGTCTTCATATTCTTCTTACTTGTGGAACAGCTGCCCAGTACAGTGTTCAAGGTTGAAACAGCTTCTGTAATGTACTTCCCTTTGTTCAGCATAATGCAACTTGCCCTGCAAAAGCAATGGAATATTTTTAATCGACTATAGGACTCACATCTGTTTGATAAAGTTGAAACATATAGGAAAAAGTTGATGTCCTCCTCTTTGATGTTTTGGGGCACTTGGACAGAATAATAAACAGTTCTAGCTTTCCTCCTCTCCATTAATTTATGGACCTTAGTGATGCATTGTTTCACAAAAAATATGCAGTAACCAAAATGTTTAAGTTACAAGGTTCCTTCCTAATTGTCACAAACTTAGGGACCAAAGAAACAAATTTGACAATGATGATATTAACTCTACTATCATGCAATGCGATGATAAATAATATGAGTGGCGAATTGACAATATAATTTCTGGGTATTAACTCTACCATATGCAATGGCAGGGTTGTCATGTGATCAAAAGCAAACTTTGAAATCACTGATCTAGGCCTTACTGCCTGCACACCATGGCTTACTGCTTCAGAGGCATAGTGAAAAATATAGGATGGGTTCAGGTAAAAGTTAAAACATATAGAACTTGTTGGTCTCACTATTGCTAAATGTTCCAGACAAGGTTTAGAAAAAGTGTGAGTATCATATTGGAACCGGCCTGGACTGGTAGGAACTGGTTGGTATAGCCTGGTATGTGTAGTATTCTGAGCCTTGGTTTCAAATCTCAGTGGACGATCATAAGCCTATTTTACCTCAACAACTGCACAAAAGGAATGATAAAAAACTGTGGTGCTCAACGTTACCTCATTCCACTGGCAACATCAGTGATCTCAGCTCTAGTAGGAATGCCTGTTTTGGTTAGTGATTCAAGAACTTGGGTTGCCCATATAACAGGAACATGACCAGCATTACAAATGGACAAGATCTCTTCCTGAATACTAGCCATCTGATCCCATCCACATTCCACTGCAAGATCTCCTCTAGCAATCATAACCCCGAAAGGGTTAGGAGACTGCATTGCCTGAAGCAGCAAGAGAGGCAGCCTATCAAAGGCACTTTGAGTTTCAATTTTCAGCACAACACCCAACTCTGCAAGCTTTCTTTTCTTCAGTTGTTGCTGGACAATCTCCATGTCATGTACATCTCTAATGAATGATATGCCTACCATATCAGCATTAGCAGCAATAAATTCAAGATCCACAAGATCCTTCGAGGTCAAGCCTTCAAAGTGTATCTCACTCTTGGGAATGTTTATTGATTTCTCAGAGCCTAGTTTTGAACCCTTTGGACTTGCACGAGATATCGAGACAACTATTTCATTAATACTTGTTCCCTGAACAACTCCCCAGATCCTTCCATCATCAAAAGCTATAGGGTCTCCAGGTTTCACAGAATCAAAAAGACGACCAGAATTACATGTTACCTTTGCAGCACCACATGTGCTAGCACCAATTTCATCAAATATTAAACTAGGTTCTCTAATAATAGTCAGCAAGTCCCCCACTCTCACCCTAATGAACTGATCTGCTGCAGGCACATTCACTACTTCTCCACAGGAAGACTTACCCTTCTTCTTCTGTATGCACAATTTGGTGCCTGAGCCAACATAAGCAGTCCGTGAACACTCTGCAATGAAGCCATAGCCACTAGAAGCAGAAAGTCTTTTAGAGACTTTGAGTGACCTTCGTCTACCCCTACAATCAACAAATTCGAGCACATTGCCTATCccaatttcattaaaaaatctaCCACTTTCTACAAAAagagttgcatctactgctgagggAGTAGGAGGGGCACAACCTGGACGAGACAGCCAAACTTGAGCTGGAAACATGACATCACCTTTAGCATCCTTTTTAGGGGATAATTTCATAACTTGTGGACCAGACTTCATTGGTCCTGTCCTCAACTTTGGCCCAGCTAAATCCATAAGAACTCGACATGGTTTTTCCAACATTTGTGAGCAGTGCTTTGCAAGTCTAATGATTTCGCTCCAAATAGTTGAGTCATCATGTGCGCAGTTGATGCGTATTACATTTGCGCCTGACTTGACGAGATCACTGAGCAAGGTTTCATTGTCAATTGCTTCTCTACCAACTGTCaccattatgtttatgtttttctCATCTTGAGCAGGTCCAAATAGTGCTGCTTTGTTCATAGATGCCTTCTTTCTCATTGCACTTATGCCAAAATCTACATAGTTTTCAGTCTCCTGAACATTATCATGGTGTATCACATCCAATGGCCATGTTTTGTGGTTCTTGTCATACGAATTGGGTTGTAGATTTTTTAGGAGTTTGATGGCTGCAGTAATACTTGCAAGAACATGGGAATTGGTCCGTTCCAAATCTACAAGGCCTGATGAATAAAGTTCTTGCTTAAGTTCGTCGACATCAAGTGAGTTTAATGCCATATAATGAATCAAATTCGTGGCACTTTCCAAGTAGGATCTGCCAAAAAAATCAAGCTGTAGTATTAAACTGTGCATCACTATTTCTTGAAACCAAATGAAAACAAAAATCTGATATCAAATGATGCACAAAGTGCAAAAACTTAAGGATAGTACCTGTGGCACTTATTTAAACGAGAAGCATTCCACTGTTCTGCAGCCAATACATGCAAGTATACAGCCCGTAACTTGCCAAGGCACACTTCATAGTTAAGTGGATACTCCAAGAACTTTTCGTTAGACATTGACAGCGCACCTGATACCTCATCTTCATTGAAATGTGACTCACTTGATCCCTCAGATgattttttaatatcaaaattgccTCTAGATTTCTCTGTATCTGCATCTAGCATATCCTCATAAGATTTGCATCCTTTGCTTTCAAAGGCATCACTTTCTTGTAGCTTGGCAAACAGTATTGGGTACTTCAGGTTTGCCTTTGATAAGCATTGAAGTTTGTTTTCATGACCCCCAAAAGTAACACTATTTACTATAGAATTAGAAATTGAGTTACAGTATTCTGTGCTTGATT
Proteins encoded:
- the LOC135617000 gene encoding plastidial pyruvate kinase 4, chloroplastic-like, with product MKLPSVSEFSAQSIVCKGPYQNHGTLHHSVLAYPKSSTEYCNSISNSIVNSVTFGGHENKLQCLSKANLKYPILFAKLQESDAFESKGCKSYEDMLDADTEKSRGNFDIKKSSEGSSESHFNEDEVSGALSMSNEKFLEYPLNYEVCLGKLRAVYLHVLAAEQWNASRLNKCHRSYLESATNLIHYMALNSLDVDELKQELYSSGLVDLERTNSHVLASITAAIKLLKNLQPNSYDKNHKTWPLDVIHHDNVQETENYVDFGISAMRKKASMNKAALFGPAQDEKNINIMVTVGREAIDNETLLSDLVKSGANVIRINCAHDDSTIWSEIIRLAKHCSQMLEKPCRVLMDLAGPKLRTGPMKSGPQVMKLSPKKDAKGDVMFPAQVWLSRPGCAPPTPSAVDATLFVESGRFFNEIGIGNVLEFVDCRGRRRSLKVSKRLSASSGYGFIAECSRTAYVGSGTKLCIQKKKGKSSCGEVVNVPAADQFIRVRVGDLLTIIREPSLIFDEIGASTCGAAKVTCNSGRLFDSVKPGDPIAFDDGRIWGVVQGTSINEIVVSISRASPKGSKLGSEKSINIPKSEIHFEGLTSKDLVDLEFIAANADMVGISFIRDVHDMEIVQQQLKKRKLAELGVVLKIETQSAFDRLPLLLLQAMQSPNPFGVMIARGDLAVECGWDQMASIQEEILSICNAGHVPVIWATQVLESLTKTGIPTRAEITDVASGMRASCIMLNKGKYITEAVSTLNTVLGSCSTSKKNMKTLMKPLFPTS